From a single Ascaphus truei isolate aAscTru1 chromosome 2, aAscTru1.hap1, whole genome shotgun sequence genomic region:
- the LOC142488302 gene encoding uncharacterized protein LOC142488302 gives MEQVSSPGSASSTLLEEHHGDEDDEYDEDDATEETEIQSCDHEEVPIETVVPPNRPSTSTYDAIVASEGKIVDAENRRHSDMMTVLERMIGLQEETVSQLAHLHRVFIEVPKQLQKINTSFEALVVQQTQANYWRMTNVPQFNTSQPGSVHAGQFSPHSSDIHSPGPNVTGQVADIAVQVPDDILPLPSVQIQQQTPTKEATKTKQDTHETDQPSLVQCLPTCSHVSLGTSPVREQSLPKSPVGESLPKSPVGESLPKSPVGESLPKSPVGESLPKSPVGESLPKSPVGESLPKSPVGESLPKSPVGESLATSPVGESLATSPVGEQSLATSPAREVPEATQSGSVVPKVGGKRKRKIQETTSRPVTRSQKEQKK, from the exons atggaacaagtgtcttcacctgggtcagccagctcaacactactagaag aacatcatggtgatgaggatgatgagtatgatgaggatgacgccacagaagagactgaaatacaatcatgtgaccatgaagaggtgccaatagaaactgttgtaccgccaaatcgtccatcaacttccacatacgatgcaattgtagcttcagagggaaaaatagtggacgcagaaaatcgtcgccattcagacatgatgacagtgctggaaaggatgattggactgcaggaagaaacagtatcacaattggcacatctccacagagtcttcattgaagtgcctaaacagttgcaaaaaatcaacacctcattcgaagcattagttgttcagcaaacacaagctaattactggagaatgactaatgtaccacaattcaacacctcccagccaggatctgttcatgcaggtcagttttcaccacattcatctgatattcattcaccaggcccaaatgttaccggtcaagtagcagacattgctgtgcaggttcctgatgacatcctaccgctgccatctgtacaaattcagcagcagacacctacaaaggaggcgacaaaaacaaaacaagacacacatgaaacagaccaaccatcacttgtgcagtgtctaccaacttgctcacatgtgtcactgggcacaagccctgtccgtgaacagtcactacccaaaagccctgtaggtgaatcgctgcccaaaagccctgtaggtgagtcgctgcccaaaagccctgtaggtgagtcgctgcccaaaagccctgtaggtgagtcgctgcccaaaagccctgtaggtgagtcgctgcccaaaagccctgtaggtgaatcgctgcccaaaagccctgtaggtgaatcactgcccaaaagccctgtaggtgagtcactggccacaagccctgtaggtgagtcactggccacaagccccgtaggtgaacagtcactggccacaagccctgcccgtgaagtgccagaggccactcaaagtggctctgttgtgcctaaagttggtggcaaaagaaaaaggaaaattcaagagacaacaagcaggcctgttactcgctcgcaaaaggaacaaaaaaaataa